Proteins encoded together in one Oreochromis aureus strain Israel breed Guangdong linkage group 23, ZZ_aureus, whole genome shotgun sequence window:
- the LOC116310044 gene encoding mast cell protease 1A-like, with protein sequence MVARYFLLLFLLSGADSSRIIGGRDAAPHSLPYMASVQLQGRHLCGGALVREDFVLTAAHCETRGIPTVVLGVDSLTGTEPTKQQFLVVKSFPHPGYDGHKNDIMLLKLNRRAQVSEAVQVISLKPGTLNQISQCITAGWGDIGDNNTLPKTLQEVNVTTLPHRICERRWGQVPITQSMVCGVGSHSLQGFCSGDSGGPLVCDGDAAGVISFSGRRCGDPQTPDVYTRISSFRAWIQKVLNDN encoded by the exons ATGGTAGCCAGATACTTCCTTCTGCTGTTTCTCCTCAGTG GAGCTGACAGTTCTCGGATTATTGGAGGCCGAGATGCTGCCCCCCACTCACTCCCCTACATGGCCTCAGTGCAACTTCAAGGTCGCCATTTGTGTGGAGGAGCACTAGTGAGAGAGGACTTTGTACTCACAGCAGCACATTGTGAGACACGTGG AATACCCACAGTCGTGCTGGGAGTTGATTCCCTGACAGGTACTGAGCCAACGAAGCAGCAGTTCCTTGTGGTCAAATCTTTTCCGCATCCAGGCTACGATGGACACAAAAATGACATCATGCTCCTCAAG CTGAACCGGAGGGCCCAAGTGTCTGAAGCAGTTCAGGTGATCTCTCTGAAACCTGGCACGCTGAATCAAATCAGCCAGTGCATCACAGCAGGCTGGGGCGATATAGGCGATAACAACACCTTACCAAAAACGCTTCAGGAAGTCAACGTCACCACTCTGCCACACAGGATATGCGAGAGGAGATGGGGACAAGTTCCCATCACACAGTCGATGGTTTGCGGTGTGGGATCCCACAGCCTTCAAGGCTTCTGCTCA GGAGACTCAGGTGGACCGCTCGTGTGCGATGGAGATGCAGCGGGTGTTATCTCTTTCTCTGGGAGGCGATGTGGAGACCCCCAAACCCCCGATGTCTACACACGCATATCTTCTTTCCGGGCATGGATTCAAAAGGTGTTGAATGACAATTAG